Proteins encoded in a region of the Prunus persica cultivar Lovell chromosome G4, Prunus_persica_NCBIv2, whole genome shotgun sequence genome:
- the LOC18779477 gene encoding cytochrome P450 71A25, producing the protein MLNLLNETFSSLLQPFSFKYLALLAIFLILIYKWFSTSANSSPPSPPKLPIIGNLHQLGQHLQRSLQTLAQRHGPLMLLHFGSVPVLVVSSDETAREIMKTHDITFANRPKNTFFKKFCYNFKDVASAPYGEYWRQMKSICVLNLLSNTRVRSFRAVREEETKSMIDNITKHCSSSPSSVSSAVNLSEMLETLTNDVICRVALGRKYSDDGERGRTFKKLAGELTLVMSRIHIGDYIPWLAWIARLNGLDAKFDDLAKRFDEFLEIVVQEHMDEFDGLTKNEDQKDLVDVLLCLQADSPIDRVSIKAVILDIFVGGTDTSFTLLEWTMSELLRHPRVMENLQNEVRGIVGKKTDIIREDDLVGMHYLKAVIKETLRLHPSVPLLLPRLSTQDAQINGYDIKANTQVIVNAWQIGRDPKSYNKPEEFEPERFLDSAIDYKGNYFHYIPFGAGRRGCPGIQFAMAVQEIALANLVHKFNWALPDGTRGEDLDMTESSGTSVRRVYPLKVVPIPYSG; encoded by the exons ATGTTAAATCTCCTGAATGAAACCTTCTCAAGCTTGTTGCAACCTTTTTCCTTCAAGTATTTAGCACTTCTTGCAATTTTCCTCATCCTTATATACAAATGGTTCTCCACTTCCGCAAACTCATCACCACCTTCTCCACCAAAGCTCCCCATCATTGGAAACCTTCACCAACTAGGCCAGCACCTTCAGCGCTCTCTTCAAACCCTAGCTCAACGCCACGGGCCGCTCATGCTCCTCCATTTCGGAAGTGTGCCGGTCCTTGTGGTCTCCTCAGATGAGACTGCCCGCGAGATCATGAAAACCCATGACATCACATTCGCCAACAGACCCAAGAACACCTTCTTCAAGAAGTTTTGCTACAACTTCAAAGACGTGGCCTCGGCTCCTTATGGTGAGTATTGGAGGCAGATGAAAAGTATATGCGTCTTAAATCTCCTTAGCAACACAAGGGTTCGTTCTTTTCGTGCCGtaagagaagaggaaactAAATCCATGATCGACAATATAACTAAGCACTGCTCCTCATCCCCCTCCTCAGTATCATCAGCGGTTAATTTAAGTGAAATGCTCGAGACGCTTACGAATGATGTTATCTGTAGAGTGGCTCTTGGGAGGAAGTACAGCGATGACGGGGAACGTGGGAGGACGTTTAAGAAGCTTGCCGGGGAGCTGACGTTGGTGATGTCGCGTATCCATATTGGAGACTATATCCCATGGCTTGCCTGGATCGCCCGTCTCAATGGTTTGGACGCCAAGTTTGACGATCTGGCTAAACGGTTCGATGAGTTTTTAGAAATAGTTGTTCAAGAACATATGGATGAATTTGATGGTCTTACCAAGAATGAGGACCAAAAGGATCTTGTGGACGTTCTGCTTTGCCTTCAGGCTGATTCTCCTATTGATAGAGTTAGCATCAAGGCTGTCATCTTG GATATTTTTGTCGGTGGCACTGATACCTCATTCACACTCCTAGAGTGGACAATGTCCGAGCTTTTAAGGCATCCAAGAGTCATGGAAAACTTGCAGAATGAGGTGAGGGGGATAGTGGGCAAGAAAACAGACATAATTAGAGAGGATGATTTGGTTGGAATGCACTACTTGAAGGCAGTGATCAAGGAGACTCTTCGCCTACATCCTTCAGTTCCATTGCTATTGCCCAGGCTATCGACCCAAGATGCACAAATAAATGGCTACGACATTAAAGCCAACACACAAGTTATAGTGAATGCATGGCAAATTGGAAGAGATCCCAAGTCATACAACAAGCCAGAGGAGTTCGAGCCAGAAAGGTTCTTGGACAGTGCCATAGATTATAAAGGCAATTACTTCCACTACATTCCATTTGGGGCTGGCAGAAGAGGTTGCCCAGGAATTCAGTTTGCCATGGCTGTCCAAGAGATTGCTTTGGCAAATTTAGTGCACAAGTTCAACTGGGCGCTGCCCGATGGCACAAGAGGGGAGGACTTAGACATGACTGAATCTAGTGGAACAAGCGTTCGTAGAGTATATCCTCTTAAAGTTGTTCCTATTCCATATTCGGGCTAA
- the LOC109948513 gene encoding (-)-alpha-pinene synthase-like, producing MALEAGSTAQSQNSKADQIVRRTANYRPSIWGDQFMNYVSEDIITYAHKQQEVEELKLAVRREVFTTSADDFSNQMKLIDAIQRLGVAYHFEKEIEEALEHIYAANNFHDDDGDGDLYNVSLGFRLLRQHGHNASCRIFNKFKESKNGGFKESLIADVPGMLSFYEATHLRVHGEDILEEALVFTTKHLESATTHVSYQLAEQIAQALERPLRKSLERLCARRFMSIYQDEASHNEALLKLAKSDFNLVQSLHKQELSEIIRWWKELDFGRKLPFARNRIAELYCWILGVYFEPQYLVGRKFLTKIIALMSVMDDIYDAFGTFEELEIFTEAIHQRWHANCMDGLPDYMQTFFHALLNVFNEIEEEMVKEGRAYRAHYAKEAWKTITKAYFDEAKWFHEGCIPSMEEYMRVAATSAASFALSATSLVGMGDIVTKESFEWLFNDPKILRASNIIVRLMDDIVSSKFEKERGHVACAIDCYMKQYGVSNEQKIIDVFNKQIVDSWKDINEEFLRPTSMPMPILERIVNLTRVVDLLYKKNDGYTHAGKVMNDCVASYFIDPAPV from the exons ATGGCTCTAGAAGCTGGTTCAACAGCTCAATCACAAAATTCTAAGGCTGATCAAATTGTTCGACGGACAGCAAATTACCGCCCGAGCATTTGGGGGGATCAGTTTATGAATTATGTTTCAGAAGACATT ATAACTTATGCCCATAAGCAACAAGAAGTTGAAGAACTGAAACTAGCAGTGAGGAGGGAAGTGTTCACAACCAGTGCAGATGATTTTTCAAATCAGATGAAGCTCATTGATGCAATCCAGCGCCTTGGCGTGGCGTACCACTTTGAAAAGGAAATAGAAGAAGCACTGGAACATATATATGCTGCAAATAATttccatgatgatgatggtgatggtgaccTATACAATGTTTCCCTTGGTTTTCGGCTACTAAGACAACATGGACATAATGCTTCATGCA GAATATTCAACAAGTTcaaagaaagtaaaaatgGAGGCTTCAAGGAAAGCTTAATCGCTGATGTGCCGGGAATGCTAAGCTTTTATGAAGCAACGCATTTGAGGGTGCATGGCGAAGATATACTAGAAGAGGCTCTTGTTTTCACGACAAAACATCTGGAGTCGGCAACAACCCATGTAAGCTATCAATTGGCAGAACAAATAGCTCAAGCCCTAGAGAGACCGCTCCGAAAGAGTCTCGAGAGGTTATGCGCCCGTCGGTTCATGTCCATCTACCAAGATGAAGCTTCACATAATGAAGCTCTATTAAAACTTGCCAAGTCAGATTTCAATCTTGTTCAGTCTTTACACAAACAAGAGCTCAGTGAAATTATTAG GTGGTGGAAAGAACTAGACTTTGGAAGGAAGCTGCCTTTTGCAAGAAACAGAATTGCGGAGTTATACTGCTGGATTTTGGGGGTCTATTTTGAGCCCCAATACCTTGTTGGAAGAAAATTTCTCACAAAAATTATTGCCCTGATGTCTGTAATGGATGATATCTATGATGCATTCGGTACATTTGAAGAACTTGAGATCTTTACGGAAGCAATTCATCAAAG ATGGCATGCCAATTGCATGGATGGACTGCCAGACTACATGCAAACATTCTTCCATGCGCTTTTGAatgttttcaatgaaattgaGGAGGAGATGGTGAAGGAAGGAAGAGCATACCGAGCTCACTATGCAAAAGAAGCG TGGAAAACTATTACCAAAGCTTACTTTGATGAGGCCAAATGGTTCCACGAAGGATGCATCCCAAGCATGGAGGAGTATATGCGTGTTGCTGCAACTTCTGCTGCTAGCTTCGCACTTTCAGCTACATCTTTAGTTGGCATGGGAGATATTGTAACCAAGGAGTCCTTTGAGTGGTTGTTCAATGACCCTAAAATTCTTAGAGCTTCCAATATCATTGTTAGGCTCATGGATGACATCGTGTCGAGCAAG tttgaaaaagagagaggccATGTTGCTTGTGCTATTGATTGTTACATGAAGCAATATGGGGTCTCAAATGAGCAAAAGATAATTGATGTCTTCAACAAACAAATTGTAGATTCGTGGAAAGATATCAACGAGGAGTTCCTTAGACCAACTTCTATGCCGATGCCTATCCTTGAACGTATTGTTAATTTAACAAGAGTGGTGGATCTcctctacaaaaaaaatgatggctACACACATGCTGGAAAAGTGATGAACGATTGCGTCGCTTCGTATTTTATTGATCCGGCACCAGTATGA